The Mycetohabitans endofungorum genome contains a region encoding:
- a CDS encoding glycosyltransferase family 4 protein translates to MKVAIVHDWLVVHGGAERVLAQMIDCFPQADIFSLVDFLEDRSCLRGKPVHTSFIQKLPMARRKYRGYLPLFPLAIEQFDLSGYDVILSSSYAVAKGVLNGPDQLHVSYVHSPVRYAWDLQHQYLSEAGLTRGVKSVLARALLHYIRNWDARSANGVDLIAANSRFVARRIRKVYRRDSTVIYPPVDVEHLRLNTAKEDFYLTASRMVPYKRIDLVVDAFSRMPQRKLVVIGDGPEITKIRALAGPNVTLLGYQSFDVLHSHLQRAKAFVFAAEEDFGISPVEAQACGTPVIAYGKGGALESVRAHTDAQPTGLFFDAQTTPALIDAVERFEALPCGTFTPLACRANAQRFSADRFRAAFSSLVMEGYQRLQAELATPVNDPARNDMPSYAIMPDQPAVATTLACAPSSRVSCCAPRPIRIPSL, encoded by the coding sequence TTGAAGGTAGCGATTGTTCACGACTGGCTGGTCGTCCATGGCGGCGCCGAACGGGTGCTCGCCCAAATGATCGACTGTTTCCCGCAAGCGGACATCTTCAGCCTGGTCGACTTCCTGGAAGACCGCTCGTGCCTGCGCGGCAAGCCGGTCCACACGTCGTTTATCCAGAAGTTGCCAATGGCCCGGCGCAAGTACCGCGGCTACCTGCCGCTGTTTCCGCTGGCCATTGAGCAATTCGATCTGTCCGGCTACGACGTGATCCTGTCCAGCTCGTACGCCGTAGCCAAGGGCGTGCTGAACGGGCCAGACCAGTTACACGTGAGCTATGTGCATTCGCCGGTGCGCTACGCATGGGATCTGCAGCACCAATACCTGAGCGAGGCGGGGCTCACGCGCGGCGTGAAGTCCGTGCTCGCGCGCGCGCTGCTGCATTACATCCGCAACTGGGACGCGCGTTCAGCCAACGGCGTGGACCTGATCGCAGCAAACTCGCGTTTTGTCGCGCGGCGCATCCGTAAGGTCTATCGTCGTGATTCGACGGTCATTTATCCGCCGGTGGATGTCGAGCACTTGCGATTGAATACTGCCAAAGAGGACTTCTATCTGACCGCGTCCAGGATGGTGCCCTACAAGCGCATTGACCTCGTCGTGGACGCCTTTTCTCGGATGCCACAGCGTAAGCTAGTCGTCATTGGCGACGGCCCGGAGATAACCAAGATCCGCGCGCTGGCAGGCCCGAACGTGACGCTGCTCGGCTATCAATCCTTCGACGTGTTGCATTCGCACCTGCAACGTGCCAAGGCATTCGTGTTCGCCGCCGAGGAGGACTTCGGCATCTCACCGGTCGAAGCGCAAGCGTGCGGCACGCCCGTCATCGCCTACGGTAAGGGCGGTGCGCTCGAGTCGGTGCGCGCCCATACCGACGCACAACCCACTGGCCTATTCTTCGATGCGCAAACCACGCCCGCGTTGATCGATGCCGTTGAGCGGTTCGAGGCGCTGCCCTGCGGCACGTTCACGCCGCTCGCATGCCGCGCCAACGCGCAACGCTTTTCTGCGGATCGCTTCCGTGCCGCGTTTTCCAGCCTGGTCATGGAAGGCTACCAGCGGCTGCAGGCCGAACTGGCGACGCCAGTCAACGATCCGGCGCGCAACGACATGCCGTCGTATGCGATCATGCCAGACCAGCCGGCTGTCGCCACCACGCTGGCGTGCGCGCCGTCCAGTCGCGTAAGCTGCTGCGCACCGCGCCCGATACGCATCCCCAGTTTGTGA
- a CDS encoding amino acid ABC transporter permease — MSPLMLLLQSAPALAAGALLTIKFALLSMAFGLAGGLLIALMGVSERRWPVGVARAYVSVMRGTPLLVQIFVVYYGLPSVGIELDPTPAGVLALSANVAAYLSESMRGAILGIARGQWLAAYSLGLSRQQTLRYVVGPQALRIAVPSLSNSLISLIKDTSLVSVITVTELLRSAQEVIAATYQPLPLYVGAAGVYWVLCHLLEGLQHRLERYLALPTRH; from the coding sequence ATGTCACCGTTGATGTTGTTGCTGCAGTCCGCGCCCGCGCTCGCCGCGGGTGCGTTGCTGACGATCAAGTTCGCGCTGCTATCCATGGCGTTTGGGCTAGCCGGCGGCCTGCTCATCGCGCTGATGGGCGTCAGCGAACGGCGTTGGCCGGTGGGCGTCGCTCGCGCATACGTCAGCGTCATGCGCGGCACGCCGCTGCTGGTGCAGATCTTCGTTGTTTACTACGGCCTGCCGAGCGTGGGAATCGAGTTGGATCCAACGCCGGCCGGCGTGCTGGCGTTGTCCGCGAACGTCGCCGCGTACCTGTCCGAGAGCATGCGCGGCGCAATCTTGGGCATCGCACGCGGCCAATGGCTCGCCGCGTACAGCTTGGGCCTATCGCGCCAGCAGACGCTGCGCTATGTGGTGGGGCCGCAAGCGCTGCGCATCGCGGTGCCGAGTCTGTCTAACAGCCTGATCAGTCTGATCAAGGACACCTCGCTGGTATCGGTGATCACGGTGACCGAACTGCTGCGCAGCGCGCAGGAAGTGATCGCGGCCACCTACCAGCCGCTGCCGCTTTATGTCGGCGCAGCAGGCGTGTACTGGGTGCTGTGCCACCTGCTCGAGGGACTCCAGCACCGGCTCGAACGCTACCTCGCACTGCCCACGCGGCACTGA
- a CDS encoding cystine ABC transporter substrate-binding protein: MKLSLLKKWIAATLVGVALGVAAVAAPAADLLDQVKERGTLRIGLEGTYPPFNARDAHGELVGYDVDVAKAIALRLGVKPEFVTTEWSGIIAGLQAGKFDVVVNQVGITPVRQQTLDFSQPYTYSVAQLIQRKNDSRQFKSLGDLKGKKLGVSLGSNYNDMAKSVPGIEVKTYPGAPEYLRDLAAGRIDAALNDRLMLAYLIKTTALPLRPSSTLGQQERVGIPFKKGDPKFAKAIDDAIAQLKADGTLPKISVKWFGIDVTRPLK; the protein is encoded by the coding sequence ATGAAACTTTCGCTGCTCAAGAAATGGATCGCCGCGACACTGGTTGGCGTCGCGCTCGGCGTGGCCGCTGTGGCTGCACCAGCCGCCGACCTGCTCGATCAGGTCAAGGAGCGCGGCACGCTGCGCATCGGCCTCGAAGGGACTTATCCGCCATTTAACGCTCGCGACGCCCATGGCGAACTCGTCGGCTACGACGTGGACGTGGCCAAGGCGATCGCGCTGCGGCTCGGCGTGAAGCCCGAGTTCGTCACCACGGAATGGAGCGGCATCATCGCCGGACTGCAAGCCGGCAAATTCGACGTGGTCGTGAACCAGGTCGGTATCACGCCCGTGCGGCAGCAGACGCTCGACTTTTCGCAGCCCTATACTTACTCGGTCGCGCAACTCATCCAGCGCAAGAACGATTCACGCCAGTTCAAATCGCTCGGCGACCTGAAGGGCAAGAAGCTCGGCGTGAGCCTGGGTTCGAACTACAACGACATGGCTAAGTCGGTGCCCGGCATCGAGGTGAAGACCTACCCGGGTGCACCCGAGTATCTGCGCGACCTGGCAGCGGGCCGCATCGACGCGGCGCTCAACGACCGGCTGATGCTCGCGTACCTAATTAAGACTACCGCGCTGCCATTGCGTCCGAGTAGCACGCTGGGCCAGCAGGAACGGGTCGGTATCCCCTTCAAGAAAGGCGACCCGAAGTTTGCCAAGGCCATTGACGACGCCATTGCACAACTAAAGGCCGATGGCACGCTGCCGAAGATCTCCGTCAAGTGGTTCGGCATCGACGTGACCCGACCGCTGAAGTAA